aattttatttcccaATCTACCTTAAatcgagtttaaattttaagttaaattcgTTATTAGAGCTCGAGAAAGACATGAGAATGACGTTTGAGGtcgtaatatataaatatacctttttaaatgtatgaatttgtgtttgttgggttataaataaaatacatacaaaaaaagaaaaataaaatgtcaaacaATTTGGCTATTATCAACTATAAAATAGagtttagtttttcatttaaaaataaaaattttgtttagattttgcaTACGTCCCCATAATAACAGCTGGCAACTCATccaatattgaaaacaaaaaccaaaaatctggcAGCCAAAACAGTTTGCAAAAAATTGAGCGTCCAGCTGATCGAATttactttttaacaatttttaaaaataaaaattttaattttaaaaagcaaacaaaatgaATCAAGACAATTCATCTATGGATATGGATCCCGAAATAGCAAAAAAGCTTTTCAATCAGGGAGCTGTACTGTTTATAACTGGCGTTCCTAAAGGCACCGAATTCGGCATAGACTTGTGTTCGTATGTGATTGGTGATAATTTCCGTGGTGTCAAGATGATACCACCAGGACCTCATTATGTATGGTGTGCAGCTACTGGACCATATGGCGACACAGCACCCAGGGTGGGATTCACGTATTTCTTTGAAGAACAAGAGCTGGTGGTTAGAGAATGGGATGCAAATAACGAGGAGTTAAGAGAAAGACAAATTGCCGAACCTGAATTGGAAAAGCAACGTTTAAAAGAGAATCTGAAAATGTTAGATGCATATTTGCCAGCCTATGATTTCCGCTATTGCGGTGAATGGCGCAAACTAACCGACACTATTACCAAGCAATGTGTGGAAAGGTGCAGGCCAGCTTTGGGTACAATACGAACTAATGTGGAATTATTATCATGCCCAGACGAGGAAAGACCGCGAGGACCTTTAACGGAAGCCCATCCATCTATGACCGCTAAATTGGTAAATGATGAAAATGACTTGTTGCCACAGTTAAAACCGGTTGAAGGAACTGCACCTAGGTTTAGCCATATACCAGAACGTATACCTAAGAATTCAACACCAGCCGAAATATCTAAACATTCTTTGGATTGCATACAAGCCTGCAATGAATTAATAAGAAACTTTAATAATGCACCAGATTTAATAGAGGAAATACAAAtatcttttgtgttttttctggTTGGATATTCTGTAGAGTCTCTAGCTTATTGGCGTAAAGTTTTGTCATTGTTGTCACATTCAGAAGAGGCGGTGGGCAAATACCGGCTGTTATTCATGAAATATAGTGAAGTGTTAGTCCATCAACTGCCGCACTTGCCGGAGGAGCTAATGGAACCATCGGAACGTAATACGGTGTACAAGGATGTACGCTCATTGTTGGTGAATTTAAATCTGGGTGGTCTTCACAAAAGCGCtgagtttttaacaaaaaaactaaaaaattctaTGAATTGGACATTTGAGGGTTTGTTAGATGAAGATCCGGAAGATATGCCAGTTGTAGTTGAAACCAATTAATAATACCCAAACAATGCTAACATTAATATCCTGCACGTAAGtaacatttaaacatttattagttttattattgtatgtagtatttgttataataaaatttgtaataaaataattgaaagtaATGTAAAATGAATGCTGAGAGGTATGTGTAAACTATTTGACTTTTTTAGGCTCCTTCACtaagtcatcatcatcattatcgcGAACATTATTAGCAGTTTTAGCTACACTTTGTTTAGCCTTTTTGGTTTCATCATTACTTCCATTCTCCTCTAACTGTACATCATTGTCCATTTCTGCATCGGctatttctttttctaaatcCAAATTATATTTGGCTGCCAATTCTTCCAATCgtttttgattgtttttcaAATAGCCGGGCAGATAAAATATTGTTTGGACCATTCTTAAATATATTCAagcaaatttaattattaataaatattgatttagtttttttatatagaatttccTTCTAAACTTACTTGAGGAGCACATAGCCCGATATGGCCAACAACAAACAGGTACATGATGTTTTCAACATCGTCCAATAGTCTACTACAACCTGCTGGTGCTTCATTTTGTCACAAGTATGACAATCAATTTTTATACTCAATAAATTGTTTGCtccaaactaattttaaaaattagttgacTCTTTCTTAATAATATTCCGTGCAGTTTATACACCTTGTTGTTCGATCAATGTCAAATAGCCTTCAATCACACGTAgtcataataattttaataactgATTTATTagttttgcatatttttattaaacttatgGTCATATTTGTGGCATATGTGGGTCACCATGGTTACCGAAACTTATATAGAGGGGGTTCGTCCTTTTGTCATGAAAATTATAGTGAATGTACGCTTGAATGCATTGTTGTTAGGGTTTGCAATGAGATATTCCTTTGCAGGATCTAAGAAAACTCTTCGGAAATTTTTATTCACAACTGTTCTGAAATGCTTTTTCCAAGGCCAACCAAATTTATACTTTTCTTTCTATATGTAttctcataaatatttaatttaacaggGCTTACTTAGAAACCCTATACGTGTCATTTGTATACAATGAATGTACATTAGGTTGACCCCATATGTATGGAGAATAAATAAGGGTGGCATCAGTATTTGGTGAGCAggattaaagttaatttttttaaggtttCTCGCATAGGAGTACCCTAATGTAAATATTGTCCGATATAATTGTATGTTCTTTTGTAAAGGAAATACAGTTAATAACCTTATGAaatcaataatattaaaaatagtatttatcaagttaTAATAATGTAATTATCAACAACTTTGTCTATGCATATAGTAAGTGAGAGATATCATGTTTTATATTTCACCTTaattatcattaattttcatGAATAAAGTCATAACTCAAATAAGTATAGCCATATCTGACTGTTTAAGCCAACTTTCAACATCCATGATTGCTACATAAATATATCACCTATAATTCTGATTCGGTCGCAATTTAAATTCGGGAAAATTGGCTGTAATATAAGCAAAAACCGTAAGTcgttaacatagacaatatggatactaTTGGGCATTTCGGATGACATAACGCCATAGAAATTAGGAACGACAATGGATCAAAaccggcacagccgaatatttttttttacaaattctacATATATATTAATGTAAACGAGAGACTATAATCCAATTTAACGGTTCCCTCAATATCTAAGAATGCGGCCGATGTATACTGCCCATTTCGTAATCCATGTTCTATTTAACTTACCACCCCGTGGAGATATACTCTTACTACGTAATAAGGCGATTCCAACTATTTTATCTCATATTTTCCATtacttatttagaaatttaaaaaaatattctgagCATTTTGAAAATTCTCACATTTAAACATATGACGGCATTGATGCAAATGGAACTACAGGTGaagtttagttttcttttttgtttgttttatttttttataaacgaatttataaacatttcgataaacttaattttttttttataaaactattacACTTACCCctattaacacgaagtctggttaagccttaactaatagttatactgtcggttaaaattatttttgtatgaaaactgtcagtataactattagttaacacataaccagaattcgtgttactgggggttattGTACAAAATTTCTTAAGGCTGCTACCACTCCCATGCCATACATGAGTTTCTCTTCTAGTTGTTTCCACGAATTTTCTTGTATGTCAGACAATTCCTGTAAACTGGACATTACTTCGGGCATTTCAACTAAATTTAAACCATGCGAACGTAGAAATACACTTAAATATGATTGAGCTAGTTCGAAGTTTTGTTTTGATTCAAACATGTGTTTGAGGGTTTTTAAGAACTCTACCATGGCCTTGACGGTGCCACCACCAATCGGATGTAAAGATTTCACCTCAAAGTCAATCATTGAAGGTCCTAGTAGTTTAAGATGTTGCACACATTTCTCATAGTCTTGGGTGGAGGCGGTAACTTCTAATAATTTGCcaaaatttgttagattatTGAGAGATGTTGCCTTCAGTACCCTGGACTCATCGTCTGAATTGGCGGTAACATCGAATTTCATTTCTAAACCAGCCACTGTGGGCAGGAAGAAGGGAGCTTGTTTGGGTGCTTTAGGTGGTGCCTTGGGTTTGTTGCGTCTTTTGATTATTTCTAAATCTAAAAGATTTTGCCATCTAGAGGCTGCCAAACCGGACATTGTAATCAACTCCTTGGATAATTGATCAGGTGTTTCATATTTCAAAGCGATCTCTTCGCCCAATTCTTCCTCGTCATCAACATCCATGGATAGTTCATCTACGGCTTCTTCCAGGCTCAATTCATCCGCCACATTCGATGGTAGACCCACATAGGGGGCTTCTGCTTTAGGATTAATGGAACGCAGAGATATTTGGCTGAATAACATTTTGTTAGCCCACAAATAAATGCCCAAATTATTGACATGAGCAGTGGCTAGGAAATCTCCCGTTGGGGACATTGTCAGAGACACACAAGGTTTTTCCACCCGGAATTGATCAATCATATAGGATGAGGGTATGTCCCAGATCTTAATAGTTGCATCCATAGAGGCTGATATCAGCCAACGACTGTCAGGGCTAAAGGTAACATCATTGATTTTTGCCGCATGACCCTCAAATTTACGTATCACCACTTTGGTATCCAAATCAATAACTAGTATGGTGAAGTTTACCAAAGCTACTGCAATCATGGCACTTTCACGATGACAACGTATTAGGGAAATACCATCTTTCAACTGCATTTTAGCTAGAGGTTTATCAGCTAAAAGTAAAcaattgaatattaaaaatcttttaatcgaaacagatgaataaataataaaatatcacatacaaatttgtttaaagtgcCAAAACTTCAGGAAACCATCACTGCAACCGGTAACCACCACCTGATTTAGATTATCACAAGCCACTCCACGTATGGCTGCTCTATGAGCAGGATTACCATAAGTAGCTCTGTGATGGCCAGATTGTATATTAAAACGTTCCACATCACCACTGGAATAACCTGTTTAAAGATTGCACATACTTGCATTTAAttgaaattccaacaaaaataacaaccaTTACAACAATACATACCAATAATAACGAAATTACCACAATGCGTTAAGGTAACACATGTTGTTTCGGCCTTAAAATCAACACGATTTTTATTGGTGAATTGTTTGGGTATCAAATGATGTTCACCCAtacgatttttatgaaatgacCATGTGGTTGTGTGTACTGTACCCATGTGTATGGCCGCTATATTGTCCCATTCCTTTTCGCGTGTCAATTCTGTGGTAAATTCTACAATTGGTGGCATACGGTAATGGTCCACTTGGAAgcgatcttaaaaaaaaaaataatagttttgtatttatgataaataattttaatttttttttgacaattattcgagttttactttaatcgaataaaactttataatttttttcgacTCATTTTTAAAATGGCCTCTATTAtcgaacaaataaaaatttaataaaatataattaaaaccagaaaatgtttaaaaaatcgtACAGAAGGACGATTTGTTTGTAGTACATTATTTTGCAATCGGACCTGTAGTTTAGTATAAACACTTTTCTTCTGATCCACCCCACTGTGCCGGATTTGAacggaattatcaaggtttttggaacCAGCATAAGCTAGTTGGAGTtccaattttaatgttatttttagtattttcttaaggccaaatttcatatttattaatacaaattttgttttataaaaagttgaTTATGAATATCATGgttgttaataaatatctcaaaagtttgaagTCCTGGATTTgtatcaatattttttcaagtAAGACCTAAATTAACAAACATTGGTGTGTCACATCATGAActaaaaaccttgtaaactagtgttattgatcgatttttttattgtaaatagaaacattttattcaattaaataaaaaatatatcttttcgtagattattcgaataaaatccTACTGTATACTTACTTTTCTTTTTCGATGACTTTTTATTATAACTAGCTTTTCCCAAACTTTTGTTTAAAGATTCCGATATGATACTAAATGCTCTTAGGGAACTATCCTCTCCAGAGGATAATATGGTTTGACCATTACTACCATGATAACGTATGCACATAGGTGGTGCATTGTGTCCCTCACGTATGCGCAACATGCGGGCTCCTCCATCCGATAAATCAAAAATCCACAATTTCATTGAATTGTCAGGAGATGTGGTGAGGATTAATGGTTCATTTGGCATGCAAATAGCGGTAGTGACAGAATCTTCATGGGCTTGCAGTTGGCTAGTAATctaaaaaatagaaacaacaCCATATTTAGTAAAAATGATGAATTTATTACAAAACCACCATACCTTCTTTTCCTCCAAATTCCAAAATGCAATATAACCGTTAGTACTAGCTGAAGCCATAATTGGTGGACCATCGGTACGGAAAGTAATTTTCGATACAGCTCCCCAATCTTGCGTGAATTCCATTATGGTTTCATCAAACTTCAAATTCATAACAATAATAGTACCATCTTGATGACCTACAGCCACTACATCAATAGCAGGCGCTGGTTCAATGCAGGTCACACGGCTGGGGTGACCAGTAAATGTATAAACTAAACGATTGTCTTTAAGGTTCCATATCTTTAATTGACCCTGTCTCGAGCCCAACACAACTTTATTGACATATGTAGGTGG
The nucleotide sequence above comes from Calliphora vicina chromosome 1, idCalVici1.1, whole genome shotgun sequence. Encoded proteins:
- the LOC135964216 gene encoding protein AAR2 homolog, translating into MNQDNSSMDMDPEIAKKLFNQGAVLFITGVPKGTEFGIDLCSYVIGDNFRGVKMIPPGPHYVWCAATGPYGDTAPRVGFTYFFEEQELVVREWDANNEELRERQIAEPELEKQRLKENLKMLDAYLPAYDFRYCGEWRKLTDTITKQCVERCRPALGTIRTNVELLSCPDEERPRGPLTEAHPSMTAKLVNDENDLLPQLKPVEGTAPRFSHIPERIPKNSTPAEISKHSLDCIQACNELIRNFNNAPDLIEEIQISFVFFLVGYSVESLAYWRKVLSLLSHSEEAVGKYRLLFMKYSEVLVHQLPHLPEELMEPSERNTVYKDVRSLLVNLNLGGLHKSAEFLTKKLKNSMNWTFEGLLDEDPEDMPVVVETN
- the LOC135964217 gene encoding uncharacterized protein LOC135964217, with the translated sequence MKHQQVVVDYWTMLKTSCTCLLLAISGYVLLKMVQTIFYLPGYLKNNQKRLEELAAKYNLDLEKEIADAEMDNDVQLEENGSNDETKKAKQSVAKTANNVRDNDDDDLVKEPKKVK
- the LOC135964219 gene encoding WD repeat-containing protein 36; its protein translation is MTNLGEKNEIDENHQVKHRDSSVIFRRNRALGYVSNHIPAVVRYIQRRKDNLITTCIGRSFQVYTSNHFRLLHVSGQHPDDITALATDRFHIYTASNKCIYAWRAGKHVRHIYRGHTKNVHLLLPFAKHLIAVDEANVLKVWDILKEEVYLEVPFNVEEFQITAIAHPPTYVNKVVLGSRQGQLKIWNLKDNRLVYTFTGHPSRVTCIEPAPAIDVVAVGHQDGTIIVMNLKFDETIMEFTQDWGAVSKITFRTDGPPIMASASTNGYIAFWNLEEKKITSQLQAHEDSVTTAICMPNEPLILTTSPDNSMKLWIFDLSDGGARMLRIREGHNAPPMCIRYHGSNGQTILSSGEDSSLRAFSIISESLNKSLGKASYNKKSSKKKNRFQVDHYRMPPIVEFTTELTREKEWDNIAAIHMGTVHTTTWSFHKNRMGEHHLIPKQFTNKNRVDFKAETTCVTLTHCGNFVIIGYSSGDVERFNIQSGHHRATYGNPAHRAAIRGVACDNLNQVVVTGCSDGFLKFWHFKQISDKPLAKMQLKDGISLIRCHRESAMIAVALVNFTILVIDLDTKVVIRKFEGHAAKINDVTFSPDSRWLISASMDATIKIWDIPSSYMIDQFRVEKPCVSLTMSPTGDFLATAHVNNLGIYLWANKMLFSQISLRSINPKAEAPYVGLPSNVADELSLEEAVDELSMDVDDEEELGEEIALKYETPDQLSKELITMSGLAASRWQNLLDLEIIKRRNKPKAPPKAPKQAPFFLPTVAGLEMKFDVTANSDDESRVLKATSLNNLTNFGKLLEVTASTQDYEKCVQHLKLLGPSMIDFEVKSLHPIGGGTVKAMVEFLKTLKHMFESKQNFELAQSYLSVFLRSHGLNLVEMPEVMSSLQELSDIQENSWKQLEEKLMYGMGVVAALRNFVQ